The following proteins come from a genomic window of Geothrix edaphica:
- a CDS encoding ABC transporter ATP-binding protein, which translates to MTDAPLIRLTDITKIYQMGDMEVRALDGVSMEIRRGEYVAIMGPSGSGKSTMMNVIGCLDTPTGGTYELNGKLASAMTDDDLAQIRNEEIGFVFQTFNLLARTTSLQNVELPLIYAGKTPVERHQMALKALENVGLGTRSDHMPNQLSGGQRQRVAIARALVNDPSILLADEPTGALDSKTSIEIMALFEDLYQKGNTIILVTHEEDIARHAHRIVKLRDGKIIHDEPNTPITSEEHLAHLNL; encoded by the coding sequence ATGACCGACGCGCCCCTGATCCGGCTCACCGACATCACCAAGATCTATCAGATGGGTGACATGGAAGTGCGCGCCCTGGACGGCGTGTCCATGGAGATCCGGCGGGGCGAGTACGTGGCCATCATGGGCCCCTCCGGCTCCGGCAAGTCCACCATGATGAATGTCATCGGCTGTCTGGATACGCCCACCGGCGGCACCTACGAACTGAACGGCAAGCTGGCCTCCGCCATGACGGATGATGACCTGGCCCAGATCCGCAACGAGGAGATCGGCTTCGTCTTCCAGACGTTCAACCTCCTGGCCCGCACCACCTCGCTCCAGAACGTGGAGCTGCCGCTGATCTACGCGGGGAAGACGCCCGTCGAGCGCCACCAGATGGCCCTGAAGGCCCTGGAGAATGTCGGCCTGGGCACCCGCAGCGACCACATGCCCAACCAGCTCTCCGGTGGCCAGCGGCAGCGCGTGGCCATCGCCCGTGCCCTGGTGAACGACCCCTCCATCCTCCTGGCGGACGAGCCCACGGGCGCCCTGGACTCCAAGACCAGCATCGAGATCATGGCCCTCTTCGAGGACCTGTACCAGAAGGGCAACACCATCATCCTCGTCACCCACGAGGAGGACATCGCCCGCCACGCCCACCGCATCGTGAAGCTGCGCGACGGCAAGATCATCCACGACGAGCCGAACACGCCCATCACCTCCGAAGAGCACCTGGCGCACCTGAACCTCTGA
- a CDS encoding carbonic anhydrase has product MQKLVQGIHQFQTQIFSSHKELFERLDKDQAPETLFITCSDSRISPNLITQTQPGELFILRNVGNLVPPYEHMGGMSAGIEFAVTVLQVKDIIVCGHSNCGAMKALLEPDQLGELPATKAWLAHARKTEQIMWESYGHLHGNELLHATVEENALVQLENLRSHPSVAKAVTAGRLHLHAWVYKIETGEVFAFDPDRGQYTSVTGTDGLAPLDPEHRATDLSI; this is encoded by the coding sequence ATGCAGAAGCTCGTCCAAGGCATCCACCAGTTCCAGACCCAGATCTTCAGCTCCCACAAAGAGCTGTTCGAGCGGCTGGACAAGGACCAGGCCCCGGAAACGCTCTTCATCACCTGCTCGGATTCGCGCATCAGCCCGAACCTGATCACGCAGACCCAGCCCGGGGAGCTGTTCATTCTCCGCAACGTGGGCAACCTCGTGCCCCCGTACGAGCACATGGGCGGCATGAGCGCAGGCATCGAATTCGCCGTCACCGTGCTCCAGGTGAAGGACATCATCGTCTGCGGCCACTCCAACTGCGGCGCCATGAAGGCCCTGCTGGAGCCGGACCAGCTGGGCGAGCTTCCGGCCACCAAGGCCTGGCTGGCCCACGCCCGGAAGACCGAACAGATCATGTGGGAGAGCTACGGCCACCTCCACGGCAACGAGCTGCTGCACGCCACAGTGGAGGAGAACGCCCTGGTCCAGCTGGAGAACCTGCGCTCCCATCCGTCTGTGGCCAAGGCCGTGACCGCAGGCCGGCTGCACCTGCACGCCTGGGTCTACAAGATCGAGACCGGCGAGGTCTTCGCCTTCGATCCGGACCGCGGCCAGTACACCTCGGTCACGGGCACGGATGGTCTGGCGCCGCTCGACCCCGAGCACCGCGCGACGGACCTGTCGATTTAG
- the era gene encoding GTPase Era has translation MADQPTKAPQRRHATLAIIGLPNAGKSTLLNALLGQKLAATSQIPQTTRTKVLGVVNRGDVQLAFLDTPGIHLPKHALNERMMAHVDQALEEADLLLWMVDADDYLGTGEHALAKRLRKLGRPTYLLLNKIDLLSKGRLLEKIATYKDLLPFKEIVPIGAKMGLNLDPLWTLLERDATQPGWPYDEETFTDQTERSLAAEFIREKVLRKTREEVPHGVAVLIEQWLEAGHADYPEDLGPEGVFIAARILVDRDGHRKILLGSQGEMIKDIRQSAQRELRKLLQRPVRLELFVKVDEGWRDRPDRLDRLSI, from the coding sequence GTGGCTGACCAGCCTACCAAGGCCCCGCAGCGCCGCCATGCGACTCTCGCCATCATCGGCCTGCCCAACGCCGGCAAGTCCACCCTGCTGAACGCCCTGCTGGGCCAGAAGCTGGCGGCCACGAGCCAGATCCCCCAGACCACCCGCACGAAGGTGCTGGGCGTGGTGAACCGTGGGGATGTGCAGCTGGCCTTCCTGGACACGCCGGGCATCCACCTGCCCAAGCACGCCCTGAACGAGCGCATGATGGCCCACGTGGACCAGGCGCTGGAGGAGGCCGACCTCCTGCTGTGGATGGTGGATGCGGACGACTACCTGGGGACGGGGGAGCACGCCCTGGCCAAGCGTCTCCGCAAGCTGGGCCGCCCCACCTACCTGCTGCTGAACAAGATCGATCTGCTGTCCAAGGGCCGCCTGCTCGAGAAGATCGCCACCTACAAGGACCTGCTCCCCTTCAAGGAGATCGTCCCCATCGGCGCCAAGATGGGGCTGAACCTCGATCCGCTCTGGACCCTCCTCGAGCGCGATGCCACCCAGCCCGGCTGGCCCTACGACGAGGAGACCTTCACCGACCAGACCGAGCGGTCCCTGGCGGCGGAGTTCATCCGCGAGAAGGTGCTCCGCAAGACCCGCGAAGAGGTTCCCCATGGGGTGGCGGTGCTCATCGAGCAGTGGCTCGAGGCGGGCCACGCGGACTACCCCGAGGACCTGGGGCCTGAGGGCGTCTTCATCGCCGCGAGGATCCTGGTGGACCGCGACGGCCACCGCAAGATCCTGCTGGGCAGCCAGGGCGAGATGATCAAGGACATCCGCCAGAGCGCCCAGCGCGAGCTGAGGAAGCTCCTCCAGCGCCCCGTGCGCCTGGAACTGTTCGTGAAGGTGGACGAAGGCTGGCGGGACCGCCCCGACCGGCTGGACCGGCTTTCTATCTAA